The Polaribacter sp. MED152 region GTTAGACAAATTAGCAAAGAATAATATTATTCACAAGAATAAAGCTGCAAATTTAAAATCTAAATTAACTAAGCATGTTGCTGCGTTATAGATTTTAATTTTAGAATATAAAATGAAACTCTGATAGAAATCAGAGTTTTTTTTTGCTCTAAAATTACGTAAAGTATTTTTTAGAAATCGTAGTTTTTGTGAGCATCTAATCTTATAAAGATAAATAGTAGGATTGTAAAACCCCATAAAGATGATCCTCCATAACTAAAAAAGGGTAGAGGTATACCAACAGTTGGCAGTATTCCTATTACCATACCTATATTTACAATTACATGAAAAAATAGAATTGAAGCTAATCCATAGCCATAAATTCGACCAAATTTATTGGTGTGTGTTTCTGCTTGATAAATAATTCGAAACATAAGTAGCATAAAAAAGATGATTACCAAACTACTTCCTATAAATCCCCATTCTTCACCTACAGTACTAAAAATATAATCTGTATGTTGTTCTGGAACAAAATCTCCTTGTGTTAAGTTTCCATTTAAAAATCCTTTACCATACAATCCTCCAGAGCTTATTGTTAGTTCAGATTGATAAGAATTATAACCAATACCTTTATTATCAATTTTTTTGCCTAAAAGTATATCAAAACGATCTTTTTGATGCGAAGGCAATACATTTTCGTAGATATAGCCAGTACCGAATATAAAACCACCTAAAACAAAGTAAAGGCCGAAAATTTTATACCAGTTAAATCTGAAAAATCTTTTTCCTCCTTTATAGATAAGATAGATGGCAAGTATGCTCAAAAGTGCAAAAGCAGATAACAAAACTATTTTAAATCCGAAATAAATGGTTAAAATAAATAGAGCTATTATAACTGCACCAAGCAAAATGTAATTTAGAGTTAAACCTTCTCTATGTAGCACAAAGAAAAAGGATACATATATTAAAGCAGATCCTGCATCAGGTTGTAAGAAAATAAGAAATGCTGGAAAAAATACAATGATAAACGATTTAATTTGATTTTTTATCAACTTAAAGTTATACTGTCTATCACTTAAAAGTTTGGCAATTGCTAAGGCTGTAAAAGCTTTTACAAATTCTGAAGGTTGTAAGCTCATTACTCCAAAATTAAACCAAGATTTTGCTCCATTTATTTCTTTTCCTAAGGGAAAAAGTAGAATTAAACTTAATAGCGACAAGACATAAAATAGAGGTGCATATCGTTCGTAGAACTTGGAATTAAAAAATAAAACACCAATGGCTAGTGGAATACATAGCACTATCCAAATTAATTGTTTGCCATATTTTGTTGAGAAATCGAAAATTTCATTGTTTTCTTCGGAAGATGAAGCTGCATAGATATTTAACCAGCCAAAGCCAACTAAAATAGCATAGAGCAAAACCATTAGCCAATCAACACCTGCAAAAATATTATTTCGTTCCTGACGCAATTTCTTCTGGGTTTTCTATTTGTTTGGCATAAATGTGTTCTAAGCTCATATTAAACATAGAATTTTCTCTGTATTTATTTTTATCAGAAATAGATCCGTTAATATATTTTTCTATGATGAGACTGCTAATTGGTGCTGCGATTGTAGAGCCATACCCACCATTTTCTACAAAAACGGCTAAAGCTATTTTTGGATTATCTTTAGGAGCAAATGCAACCAAAATCGAATGGTCATCTAACTGAACCTTATTTCCGTTTTTAATAACAAAATTTTCTGCAGTTCCAGTTTTACCACATATTTCAATACCTTTTACTTGACTGTATTTACCAGTTCCGCTTTTAAAAACTTCATGCATTGCTTCAATTACAGGAGAAAAATTCTCTTTATCAATTGTAGTTTGTTTTGGTTTAACGTAATTCGGATCATCAATAAACTCGTCATTAATTTTTTTAACAATATGAGGCGTGTAAAAGAAACCTCTATTTGCAATAGCTGCAGTAAAATTAGCCAATTGAATGGGTGTAGTTAGCACTTCTCCTTGGCCAATTGCATTAGAAATATTTGTAGATGCATTCCAGGTGTATTTATAGCGGCTATCATAATATTTGCCATCTGGAATTAATCCAGGAACTCCAGCAGGTAAGTCATATCCTAAATAATTTCCTAATCCAAAACTACTTACATGTCTGTTCCAATTATCTAAACCTTCAGATGCATTTTTATCTTTCTCCACAATTCTTCTGTAGGTATTAGAAAAATAGCTATTACATGATCTTGCAATGGCCGTTTTTAATTTGATGGGTCTATTGTAAATTCCACAGTGGCAACCCATAAATTCATTTGGTCTATTACCATATCTATGCCCATGATAACATCTAAAAGTAGTTTGTTTATTAATCACGTTTTCCTGAAGACCAATTAAAGCATTCATCATCTTAAAAGGTGAACCTGGAGGATATGCTGCCAGTAAACCTCTATCAAAAGTGGGTTTCTCGATGCTATCTAAATTAAAAAGTTTGTAGGAGTTCGGAGATCTTTTTCTACCAACTAACATGTTAGGATCGTAAGAAGGTGCTGTTACTAGTGCCAAAATTTCGCCTGTAGAAGGTTCTATAGCTACAATTCCTCCACGTTTACCCTTCATTAATTTTTGAGCATACATTTGTAACTCAATATCTAAGGTTAACATCAAGTCTTTACCATTAACAGGCAAGGTGTCTTTAGATCCGTTTTGGTAAGAACCAGTAACTTTATTAAAGCGATTTCTATGTAAATACTTTTTACCTTTTCTGCCTCTTAAAACATCTTCATATTGCCTCTCAATACCATCTTTACCCTCTAACTCTCCTTGTTGATAATAGCTATTAGTTCTAGCCTTTTGCTCATTAACTTCACCAATATAACCTAAAACATTGGCTGCTGCTGGCAATGGATAATCTCTTATTATTCTTTTTTGGATGTAAAACCCTGAATATTTATGCAATTTTTCTTGTAAAAAGGCAAAATCTTCTTTAGCTAATTGTTTCAAAAATACTGAAGGTAGATAAGAAGCATACCTTTCTGCTCTTTTAAACCTTTTTAAAAAATCTTGTTTATCAATTTTTAAAAGATTGCAAAACTCTAAAGTATCTAATGGTTTTACTTGGTTTGGCTGAACCATAACATCATAAGATAATTGGTTGGCTACCAATAATTCTCCATTTCTATCATATACATAGCCACGTTCTGGATAATCGTAAACAACTTTTACAGCAGCATTGTGTATAGGATCATAATTTTTACTTTTAATTATTTGCAGTTGAAATAATCGTCCAATAAAAACTAAACCTGTAATAGTAATTAAAAAATATAGTAAAAAACTTTTTTGCATTATTCAATTTTAGTAAAAATATAACTCCCTAAAAAGTATAAAACTAACGTAAAAATACTAGAAAATAGTGTGTCTAAAATGACACCAGAAATATTCTGAAGGCTAAAATTAGCAAAAGAAAAGTAAATAAGGTGATGTATTAAAGTTAAAGTTACAACATAGTTAAATCTTTTACCAAAAGGTTCTGATTTTAACTTGAAAAAAGCATAATCTGTTGCTACTTTTCTAAAATATAATTTAACAAAAAACAATCTTGCATAAGCTATAATTAAGGTTGAAAAAGCGTGTATACCTCCTGAATCAGAAAAGAAATCTACTCCTAAACCCAACAAAAATGTATAAAATAAAAAAGGAATTCTGTTTTCTTTTAAAGGATATAGAAAAACAAAAACAATATATAAATAGGGATTAATATGTCCTAAAAACAAAATATTGTTCAAGATGAATACCTGTAAAAACAGCAAACCAAAGAATAAGAAAATAAGACGTACACTGCTATTCATTCTGAGTCTCTAGTTTTTTAATTTCCAGTTTATCAAAGTTCTTAATAATGTAAACATACCCTAAATTACTCATATCATTAAAAAGAGTGACATTTACTTTGTTATCGGCACTATTACCTTTGTTAATTTCAGAAATTGTTCCAATTAAAATCCCTTCTGGAAAAATAGTGGATTTACCTCCAGTTTCAATAGTATCTCCTATTTTTAAAGGGGCTTGTCTTGGTATATCAGAAAGTTGAACAGTATTATAGTCTTTACCATCCCAACCTAAAGAGCCAAAGTAATTGCTGTTTTTTAAACGTGCATTTATTTTACTATTCTTATTTAAGATAGATTGTACTCTAGCATAATTATTTGTAGCATTTTCTGTAATACCAATAACTCCTCTGCTATTTACAACTGCCATTTCTTTTTGCACTCCTTGTTTTTCACCCTTGTTTATAGTAATAAAATTAAAATCTTTGGAGTAGTTGTTGTTTATAATTTTTGCTGTTGTAAAAGTATATTTTTGATTAAAGTTTAAAGTATCCAATATGGTAGAGTCTTTACTTACCAAATTAGAGTTGCTTTTAGCTAGCAAATTTTTCAATCGAGTATTTTCTTCTGCTAAAAGTTTATTTTCTTTTTTTAATCCAAAATATTCTGAAATATTAGAAGATTGTGAGTATAAGCCACCAGTAATGGTATTTGCTGAATTGACAAACTTACTTTTATGAAAACTAAGATTATTAAAAATAAGAAAAAGGGCAATAAATTCTAATACAAGAAAAAATAAGAAGTACTTAAACTTTTGAAAAAAGTATATAATTTGTTGCATTCTTAAAAATTAATAATGCTAGTTCATTAAAACATTCTTGTATTTGTTTAATTCTTTTAAAGCTATTCCTGTTCCACGAACAACAGCTCTTAAAGGATCTTCTGTAACATAAACTGGTAAATCAGTTTTTCGAGATAAACGTTTGTCTAAACCTCTTAACATAGATCCACCTCCTGCTAAATAAATACCAGTATTGTAAATATCTGCAGCCAATTCTGGTGGAGTTTTAGATAACGTTTCCATCACAGCATCTTCAATTCTTAGAATAGATTTGTCTAAAGCTTTAGCAATCTCTCTAAAAGAAACCTGAACTTGCTTTGGTTTACCACTCAATAAATCTCTACCTTGAACTAACATTTCATCTGGTGGAGTGTCTAAATCTTCAGTTGCTGCACCTATTTGAATTTTTATTTTCTCAGCAGTTGTTTCACCAACGTGCAAGTTGTGCTGAGTTCTCATGTAGTACATTATATCACTAGTAAATAAATCACCAGCTACTTTTACAGATTGATCACATACAATACCACCTAAAGCAATAACTGCAATTTCTGTAGTACCACCACCTATATCTATAATCATGTTACCTTTAGGTTCCATGATATCTATACCAACACCAATTGCAGCAGCCATTGGTTCATAGATTAAATATATTTCTTTGGCATTCATGTGTTTTGCAGAATCTCTAACCGCTCTTTTTTCTACCTCTGTAATTCCTGATGGAATACAAATTACCATACGTAAAGCAGGTGGAAATAATTTCTTTTTAATAGAGGGAATCTGTTTTACAAATTCCTTAATCATTTCTTCAGAAGCTTGAAAGTCTGCAATTACACCATCTTTTAAAGGACGGATGGTTTTTATATTTTCATGGGTTTTTCCTTGCATTAAGTTGGCTTCTTGACCAATAGCAATGATTTTACCAGAAACTCTATTTCTGGCAACTATAGAAGGGCTATCAATAACAACCTTTCCATTATGTATGATAAGCGTATTTGCGGTTCCTAAATCAATCGCAATATCTTCTGTCATAAAATCAAAAAAACCCATAGAAATTATTTCTTATTTGAAAGTGTGTATTCTTACAAATTTACAAAAATTAATCTTGTAAATATGATTATTAATTTAATGTTTAAAATGTCTTGTACCTGTCATTACCATAGATAAATTGTTATCATTACAGTAATCTATACTTAGTTGATCTTTAATAGATCCTCCAGGTTGAATAACACTTGTTATACCAGCTTTATCAGCTATTTCTACACAATCAGGGAATGGGAAAAAGGCGTCACTTGCCATTACTGCTCCTTTTAAATCGAATCCAAAACTTGTAGCTTTTTCAATAGCTTGTCTTAATGCGTCAACTCTAGAAGTTTGTCCTGTTCCGCTTGCTAAAAGTTGATTGTTTTTTGTAAAAACAATAGTATTAGATTTAGTGTGCTTGCAAATTTTTGAAGCAAATAATAAATCTTTTAACTCGCTTTCAGATGGTTTTGTATTGGTAACGTAAGTTAAATCCTCTAAAGTATCTGTCTTAGCATCTTTATCTTGAACTAATAACCCATTTAAAGCAGTTCTAACGTTTTGTGAAGGTAAATCTGTGGTTTTTTGAATTAATAAAACTCTATTTTTCTTTCCTTTTAAAATTTCTAAAGCTTCATCTGTAAAAGAAGGTGCAATTACAACCTCACAAAATAATTTGTGAATTTCTTCTGCAGTTTCAGCATCTATTTCTGTGTTAGAAATTAAAACGCCTCCAAAAGCAGAAACAGGGTCTCCTGCTAAAGCATCTAAATAAGCTTGTTTAATGGTGTTTCTTTGAGCAAAACCACAAGCATTGTTATGTTTTAAAACCGCAAAAGTTGGATCTTCACCAACAAACTCGTTCATTAAATTTACTGCAGCATCAACATCTAAAAGGTTGTTGTAACTTAATTCTTTACCATGTAATTTATCGAACATTCCATCTAAATCTCCAAAGAAATATCCCTTTTGATGAGGGTTTTCTCCATATCTTAAAGTTTTAGAAGTAGTCTCACTGGCTTTATAAACGATTTCATCTTCATTAAAATAGTTGAAAATAGCAGTGTCATAGTGAGAAGAAATATTGAATGACTTTGCAGCGAATTTCTTGCGTTGTTCAATTGTAGTTTCTCCATTGTTCTCAGATAAAATTTCTAAAAACTCATCATATTGTTCCATTGATGAAACAGTAAAAGTGTCTTTAAAGTTTTTTGCAGATGCTCTAATTAAAGAAATACCACCAATGTCAATTTTTTCTACAATATCTTGTTCAGGTGCTCCTGAAGCAACTGTTTTTTCAAAAGGATAAAGATCAACAATAACTAAATCTATTTGAGGAATGTTATATTCTTGCATTTCTGCAATATCTCCTTCATGATCTTGTCTGTTTAAAATTCCTCCAAAAACTTTAGGGTGAAGCGTTTTTACACGACCTCCTAAGATAGAAGGATAAGAAGTTACATCTTCTACAGGTACTACATCAATACCTAATTCTTTAATAAATTTTTCTGTACCTCCAGTAGAATAAATGGTCACATTTAGTTCATTTAATTTTTGAACAATAGGTACTAAACCATCTTTGTGAAATACCGAAATTAATGCTGATTTAATTGTTTTTGAAGTGCTCATTACAAGTTGTGTTGTTAAGCAAGCAAATCTAAGCAATCATTAAAGAAATCGCAATGAAAAGATAGTAACAAAACTACTAAGTAATTAACATTTTGATTTCTTTAATTTGCTAGTAATTATTCTGCACTGTCTAGAAAATCTCTAAACCAATAAACAAATTGGTCATAAACAGTGTCTTCTTCTTTTAAATTGAATTTTTTGCTAGATTTAGCGTACGAGGTAAAGTATTCTTTAGTTCTCATCATGTGGGGGTATTAATGATTATCTAATGTGTTTCAGCGAACTAATTTATAGAATATTTTTATAAAAACAAATTTTTATAAAATATTAGCCACTTTTTCGCAAACATATTCTAAGAGTTCTTCGTCTTTTTCCGTAAAAGTATTGGCAGTATGAGAGTCTATATCTATTTGACCAATATTTTCGTTATTCACAAAAATCGGGATTACAATTTCTGATTTCACCTTCCAACCACAAGAAATGTAATTATCTTGTTCAGAAACATCTTGAACTACAAAATTTTCATTGCTAACTGCAACTTGTCCACAAATTCCTTTTCCAAAAGGTATAATGGTATGCTCTGTTTCTTCTCCTGTATATTGTGCTAATTTAAGTTCGTTTTTGTCTCCGTTTTTGAAATAAAAACCAACCCAATCATAGTAAGAAATTTCATTTTCTAAATAATCACAGATAGCTTGTAATTTTTCATCTTTAGAATTATTTGTGGTAATTATATTATTTATGTTCTCTTTTAAAACTGCTATATTCATAACTTAATTATGTAAATTTTATCAAATTAAATTCCCTTTCTTATATAAAATTAAGGGTTACAAATTTAACACAAAGTTAGAATATCTTTTCTTAAATTTGTAGTTCTAAAATGAAACATTTTTTTATTAAAATATCATCTGTTGCACTATCGTTTTTAGTGCTGTTTTCAACATTATCTTTTACTGTTGATGCACATTATTGTGGAGATTTTTTAGTGGATGTTTCTCTTACAGGTAAAACCGATGATTGTGGTATGCAAATGGATTCTGATGCCACAGAAACTATGAAAGGTTGTTGTAAGGACGAAGTTCAAAAAGTAGAGGGTCAAGAAGAGTTGCAGAATCAAAAAGTAGAAGAGTTTACATTTGATCAACAACAATTTGTAGCTGCTTTTTTTATCACTTATAAAGATCTTTTTAGCGATCAGAGCTTAAATATTTTCTTTTCTAAAGATTTTTCTCCACCTGATATTCCTATAAATTACCAGGTACAATACCAAACTTTCTTAATCTGATTTTTTTTAATTGCCCACAGTTCACTGCTTTAATAGCGGTATAAAACACGTGTTCTCAATTAAAAAATAAATAAATGAAAAAATATTTTATAAGTAGTATTTTACTATTTATTCCGTTCTTAATCTTTTCTCAAAATTCTTTTACAGGAATGATTATGGATAAAAACAACCCTAAAGATAATTTAGGAGTAGAAGGTGTTAGTGTGCATTGGCTAAATACAAATGTTGGCACAATAACAAATGAAAATGGTTGGTTTACAATTAAATATAAACCAGAATACAAAAAATTAGTAGTTAGTTATTTGGGTTATAAGACAGATACTTTAATTATAGATAACTTAAAACCAATCCATCACTTTTTAACTTTAGAAAGTGAGCTAGAAGAAATTACCATTAATAGTAAACGAAATGCTGTTCAGAAGTCATTTTTGTCTACTACAAATATGTTTACGGTAAATGCAGAAGAATTGCTTAAGGCAGCCTGCTGTAATTTGGCAGAAAGTTTTGAAACGAATCCGTCAATAGATTTAAGTTTTTCTGATGCATTAACGGGTACAAAACAAATTCAAATGCTGGGTTTAACTAGTCCTTATTTGCTAATTACGCAAGAAAATATTCCTTCTGTAAGAGGTGCAAGTCAGGTTTTTGGACTCACATTTACACCAGGAACTTGGGTAGAAAGTATACAAATAACCAAAGGTGCAGGTTCTGTTGTAAATGGTTTTGAAAGTATTTCTGGTCAAATAAATGCAGAATTGGTAAAACCGTTAACGGATAATAAATTCTTTTTAAATGCCTATGCTTCTCAAATGGGGCGTTTTGAATTAAACACGCATTTCAATCAGAAAGTATCAGATAAATGGAATACAGGTTTATATGTTCATGGCAATTATAGAGGTCAAAAGTTTGATAGAAATAATGATAACTTTTTAGATATGCCATTAGCAAATCAAATAAATGTAATGAACAGATGGCAGTTTACAGATGCTGAAAAAGGTTGGGTAAGTTTTATAAATGTTCGTTTTTTAAATGATGAAAAACAAACTGGAGAATTAAATTATAATCCTGACATAGATAAGGGAACAACCAATAATTGGGGAAGTGAAATAGATACCAAACTTTTTGATACTTCTTTTAAACTAGGTTATGTTTTTCCTGAATTGCCTTTTCAAAGTATTGGTTTTCAAATGGCATATAGTAATCATAAACAAGATTCTTATTTTGGGCTAAGTGTTTATGATATACAGCATCAGAGTATGTATTCTAATCTTATTTTTAATTCTATAATAGGGGATACTCGTAATAAATTTAAAACAGGGTTAAGTTTTACCTATGATAAATTTGATGAGCTGGTAAACACCACAAATTTTGATAGAAGAGAAAATTCGTTTGGAGGCTTTTTTGAGTATGCTTTTGATAATTTAAACGATTTTAGTTTAACAGCTGGTATTAGATTAGATACTCATAATTTACTAGGTACATTTGTTACACCAAGATTGCATTTAAGATATGTGCCTTGGGAGAAAGGTGTTCTTAGAGCATCTGTTGGTAGAGGTAAAAGAAGCGCAAACATTTTTGCAGAAAATCAGCAATTATTTGCCAGCTCTAGACAAATAAATATTGATGATGTTGGTGGTAATATTTATGGATTAAATCCAGAAATTGCATGGAATTATGGAGTTTCTTATCTACAGAAATTTAATTTATTTAATCAGAAAGGAGACGTAACATTAGATTTTTATCAAACAAAATTTGACAATCAAGTGGTTGTAGATTGGGAAAATCCTCAGGAAATTGCTTTCTATAATTTAGATGGTAATAGTGTTGCAAATAGTTTTCAAATAGAAGTAAATTATACCTTAGCAGAAAGATTGAATTTAAGAACGGCTTATAAGTATTTTGATATTTCTACAGATTATAAATCTGGTAATTTACAAAAGCCTATTCAGCCAAGAAATCGCTTTTTTGCCAATTTATCTTATGAAACAGAACTTAGTCCTAATAATGGGCAATGGAAGTTCGATGTAACATTTAACAATATTGGTAAGCAACGTTTGCCTAATACAAGCACTAAACCAGCACAATACCAATTATCTGATATGGTAGATGCTTATCAGTTATTAAACGCACAAATAACCAAGGTATTTTCTAAAAGGTTTGAGGTGTATTTAGGAGCAGAGAATTTAACAAACGTGCAACAAAATAATCCTGTTTTGGCAAGCGATGATCCTTTTGGAGCACATTTTGATACAACAATTGTATACGCACCAATATTTGGAAGGTCTGTATACACAGGTTTAAGATTTAATATTAATTAAAAACAGATATAAAAAATGAATAAAATAATTTTA contains the following coding sequences:
- a CDS encoding rod shape-determining protein, coding for MGFFDFMTEDIAIDLGTANTLIIHNGKVVIDSPSIVARNRVSGKIIAIGQEANLMQGKTHENIKTIRPLKDGVIADFQASEEMIKEFVKQIPSIKKKLFPPALRMVICIPSGITEVEKRAVRDSAKHMNAKEIYLIYEPMAAAIGVGIDIMEPKGNMIIDIGGGTTEIAVIALGGIVCDQSVKVAGDLFTSDIMYYMRTQHNLHVGETTAEKIKIQIGAATEDLDTPPDEMLVQGRDLLSGKPKQVQVSFREIAKALDKSILRIEDAVMETLSKTPPELAADIYNTGIYLAGGGSMLRGLDKRLSRKTDLPVYVTEDPLRAVVRGTGIALKELNKYKNVLMN
- the mreC gene encoding rod shape-determining protein MreC — encoded protein: MQQIIYFFQKFKYFLFFLVLEFIALFLIFNNLSFHKSKFVNSANTITGGLYSQSSNISEYFGLKKENKLLAEENTRLKNLLAKSNSNLVSKDSTILDTLNFNQKYTFTTAKIINNNYSKDFNFITINKGEKQGVQKEMAVVNSRGVIGITENATNNYARVQSILNKNSKINARLKNSNYFGSLGWDGKDYNTVQLSDIPRQAPLKIGDTIETGGKSTIFPEGILIGTISEINKGNSADNKVNVTLFNDMSNLGYVYIIKNFDKLEIKKLETQNE
- the mrdA gene encoding penicillin-binding protein 2; the protein is MQKSFLLYFLITITGLVFIGRLFQLQIIKSKNYDPIHNAAVKVVYDYPERGYVYDRNGELLVANQLSYDVMVQPNQVKPLDTLEFCNLLKIDKQDFLKRFKRAERYASYLPSVFLKQLAKEDFAFLQEKLHKYSGFYIQKRIIRDYPLPAAANVLGYIGEVNEQKARTNSYYQQGELEGKDGIERQYEDVLRGRKGKKYLHRNRFNKVTGSYQNGSKDTLPVNGKDLMLTLDIELQMYAQKLMKGKRGGIVAIEPSTGEILALVTAPSYDPNMLVGRKRSPNSYKLFNLDSIEKPTFDRGLLAAYPPGSPFKMMNALIGLQENVINKQTTFRCYHGHRYGNRPNEFMGCHCGIYNRPIKLKTAIARSCNSYFSNTYRRIVEKDKNASEGLDNWNRHVSSFGLGNYLGYDLPAGVPGLIPDGKYYDSRYKYTWNASTNISNAIGQGEVLTTPIQLANFTAAIANRGFFYTPHIVKKINDEFIDDPNYVKPKQTTIDKENFSPVIEAMHEVFKSGTGKYSQVKGIEICGKTGTAENFVIKNGNKVQLDDHSILVAFAPKDNPKIALAVFVENGGYGSTIAAPISSLIIEKYINGSISDKNKYRENSMFNMSLEHIYAKQIENPEEIASGTK
- the purH gene encoding bifunctional phosphoribosylaminoimidazolecarboxamide formyltransferase/IMP cyclohydrolase translates to MSTSKTIKSALISVFHKDGLVPIVQKLNELNVTIYSTGGTEKFIKELGIDVVPVEDVTSYPSILGGRVKTLHPKVFGGILNRQDHEGDIAEMQEYNIPQIDLVIVDLYPFEKTVASGAPEQDIVEKIDIGGISLIRASAKNFKDTFTVSSMEQYDEFLEILSENNGETTIEQRKKFAAKSFNISSHYDTAIFNYFNEDEIVYKASETTSKTLRYGENPHQKGYFFGDLDGMFDKLHGKELSYNNLLDVDAAVNLMNEFVGEDPTFAVLKHNNACGFAQRNTIKQAYLDALAGDPVSAFGGVLISNTEIDAETAEEIHKLFCEVVIAPSFTDEALEILKGKKNRVLLIQKTTDLPSQNVRTALNGLLVQDKDAKTDTLEDLTYVTNTKPSESELKDLLFASKICKHTKSNTIVFTKNNQLLASGTGQTSRVDALRQAIEKATSFGFDLKGAVMASDAFFPFPDCVEIADKAGITSVIQPGGSIKDQLSIDYCNDNNLSMVMTGTRHFKH
- the rodA gene encoding rod shape-determining protein RodA, translating into MRQERNNIFAGVDWLMVLLYAILVGFGWLNIYAASSSEENNEIFDFSTKYGKQLIWIVLCIPLAIGVLFFNSKFYERYAPLFYVLSLLSLILLFPLGKEINGAKSWFNFGVMSLQPSEFVKAFTALAIAKLLSDRQYNFKLIKNQIKSFIIVFFPAFLIFLQPDAGSALIYVSFFFVLHREGLTLNYILLGAVIIALFILTIYFGFKIVLLSAFALLSILAIYLIYKGGKRFFRFNWYKIFGLYFVLGGFIFGTGYIYENVLPSHQKDRFDILLGKKIDNKGIGYNSYQSELTISSGGLYGKGFLNGNLTQGDFVPEQHTDYIFSTVGEEWGFIGSSLVIIFFMLLMFRIIYQAETHTNKFGRIYGYGLASILFFHVIVNIGMVIGILPTVGIPLPFFSYGGSSLWGFTILLFIFIRLDAHKNYDF
- a CDS encoding TonB-dependent receptor, encoding MKKYFISSILLFIPFLIFSQNSFTGMIMDKNNPKDNLGVEGVSVHWLNTNVGTITNENGWFTIKYKPEYKKLVVSYLGYKTDTLIIDNLKPIHHFLTLESELEEITINSKRNAVQKSFLSTTNMFTVNAEELLKAACCNLAESFETNPSIDLSFSDALTGTKQIQMLGLTSPYLLITQENIPSVRGASQVFGLTFTPGTWVESIQITKGAGSVVNGFESISGQINAELVKPLTDNKFFLNAYASQMGRFELNTHFNQKVSDKWNTGLYVHGNYRGQKFDRNNDNFLDMPLANQINVMNRWQFTDAEKGWVSFINVRFLNDEKQTGELNYNPDIDKGTTNNWGSEIDTKLFDTSFKLGYVFPELPFQSIGFQMAYSNHKQDSYFGLSVYDIQHQSMYSNLIFNSIIGDTRNKFKTGLSFTYDKFDELVNTTNFDRRENSFGGFFEYAFDNLNDFSLTAGIRLDTHNLLGTFVTPRLHLRYVPWEKGVLRASVGRGKRSANIFAENQQLFASSRQINIDDVGGNIYGLNPEIAWNYGVSYLQKFNLFNQKGDVTLDFYQTKFDNQVVVDWENPQEIAFYNLDGNSVANSFQIEVNYTLAERLNLRTAYKYFDISTDYKSGNLQKPIQPRNRFFANLSYETELSPNNGQWKFDVTFNNIGKQRLPNTSTKPAQYQLSDMVDAYQLLNAQITKVFSKRFEVYLGAENLTNVQQNNPVLASDDPFGAHFDTTIVYAPIFGRSVYTGLRFNIN
- a CDS encoding GAF domain-containing protein translates to MNIAVLKENINNIITTNNSKDEKLQAICDYLENEISYYDWVGFYFKNGDKNELKLAQYTGEETEHTIIPFGKGICGQVAVSNENFVVQDVSEQDNYISCGWKVKSEIVIPIFVNNENIGQIDIDSHTANTFTEKDEELLEYVCEKVANIL